A segment of the Bactrocera neohumeralis isolate Rockhampton chromosome 3, APGP_CSIRO_Bneo_wtdbg2-racon-allhic-juicebox.fasta_v2, whole genome shotgun sequence genome:
TATTgcttagaattttttttgttacttttgtgcATTggattaattaaaatacatttttactaATGTCGAATCTCtgcttttataattaaatttctaattGCCAACAACACGCGATACTGAGAGTAAATTGCATGAAATTAGTATAgactacatatatattagtatagtatatagaaTGCTGGTATAAGAAAGTAACTTCGATAATTGAAGTAATTTATTCAGTTACTTAAACCGTTAGGCACGTAACACTGAGCtattgttataaaaattggaagaaaaaatCTTCGCATTTTCTACTTTTAATTTTGCAAGTTATGAAAAGTGTGCTTTGGAAAAATCAAGCGGAAacattgcaaataaaaagtaaCAGAACTTAATTTCCCATTGTAGGCACTTTTCGTAGCCTAACTGTCCTGTATACTCAGCTGACTagtcatatgtatattaattcaACAATTTTGTTACGAGTCAAATGCAAGCAAATGCAACCGGATGTGAGGatttaatatatcatatatacagatatgatATAACGGCACTAAAAGCTGATAGTCGTAAATTTTTAGTAGCaacaacatttttgttgtaaaatttcaaatttattgtgCGGCTCTATTGTGCAATGTAAGCGTATTAGGCGGCAGCTAGTGTGAAATTTAATGTAACGCTTTATTCGTGTTGTTGTAGATGCAGGCGGTACAAGTAGAGTGAATAGTGAAGCTTTCGGGTAGTAatgatatatttgtttgtaattcAGTAAAGCcagtatatttttgtattaaggggtcagtagggtaatctggcctgcttttttgacatttttttaatagaaatttttattctacaatgaactttttttccacattttacatatatcatggagataaacaaattttttcgaattgttTGACATTGTCGGAgaaaatggctgggtgaatgaattttttgcaatatcagaatgtttgttttattcttaaaaagttcctgaatggttatcgtccctactagaatcatgaaaaaatgtttgataaataaaaaagtaattaacgtttctttttttttttaatttttccccatgtttttaaataatttttttaatttaaacattgtcaataaattatataaaaagtaagggacgatagccaggcattttgtgaacatttaaaacaaaaaaattaagcaaatcggttgagtagttcgaccggaatcatgtccgcctgtttaaaaaagtgtgttttgagaaaacgcgtttaaattttgaggtgtgcactccgagccctccgaacgtcgagcggtattattatttttgggcctttttcgaaaccttccaatggtaaagtgggtttctacattaattctaagggtataaaggaacagaaaatgcaaaaaaaaattttttttttttgaaaaaagattaccctactgaccccttaaaacCAATTGAATAaccatttcatttttaatacccCTCATTTTGTCCAGGTTACTGATAAAGTTTAAGACAATAGCTATTTAGCCATGCCcgatgtatacatacatatatgcgaagcCATTAGGCTCAGTTTTTTAGATATCAATCAAAGACTTTGTTTACGTACTTTTCTCCTCAAAAGGCTTTTCATTTAAACTCAAAGCACCATATCGTACCACTAAGGCATTGAGGTGTCATACAAATTGCGCGATCAGAATCAAGTATTTGCATGGGAAACGTTTTTTTTGACGAGATATCAAGGaattcggcatggattattgtctaaggtgcagacaaatatataaaagaaaatacaagcaaattgaaaaatgtataaaagcaCACAAATTTAGTTAACTAATGCTTTTATATACACTCAACTATTGTGAACCCTCAACTATTGTCCAACTCAGCTACAAATGCCCAGCACTTAGTTTCTTAGCAGTTGCAATTGCAAAACTGCagtttccaaacaaaaaaaattgctcaaTAACCAATTTGCTGCTTCTTCTTTGCTTGCCCTTTGCTgccagacaacaacaacaacacatatttaaaaaacaaaaaagatagATAATGCTTTTTGGGTCAATTGGGGAAGCAACTTAGCGCAGTGGGAAAgacaaatgaaaataacaataacagcaaactTTTGTGCAGCGCTCACGTTTTCTCCGCCATTGTAACAACTGTTGCAACATCAATTTATTAAGTTGTTGGCTGTTTGTCTGAAATGCTTCCTCTTCGAGGTGTTGCAATGCTTGGCATTATTGCAGCCGCGGCAGCTAGGTGCGCAACTTTGGCGCTTTATGCGCTGTTGCTGCAGCAGTTGCACGAACAGCATCTTGCAACATGCTGTAGTTATCTATTCTGCCGCATTATTGCAATTCTATTGAGTAGATTTCGAAGTTTTTGCTCGCTACTTTGGCATTGCCGACTGATTTACGACTTGTggcaaatgaaaattgaaaatctgaaaattaattgaaaattatcgCTCGCTAATTTATTAAAAGTGGAAGTGTTCCATAAGTAGTTTAAGAATGCAgctaataaaatacaatttgtgTGCAAAAACATGGCTTGCAAGTCAGCGCGCACGTAGTCAATTTTAATTGTACCGCCAAGTTGGTTGCGCAAGTGTAGAAATATTCGCTATGAAGATGCAAATGAGCGCATACATActtaagcacacacatacaaacaaatttgcATAGATAAAAACTAGCAATTATTAGTTTTTGCACGCCAGTCAGTTTCCCTTTAACTAATTAGTAATTATTCTAGCAGCCagcaagttcgttgcttaagtcttttgttgcCTGGCATGCGCAGTAGCACAAGCTTGTTGTAAGCAATttcttatacttatatactcaTGTagatgtatttgtatttaagaAGTCATTTGCAACTGGTTTATATGAATTCATCAGTTTCAATCGCCTTGACCTACATCAACGAAGACTATTGTGTGCAGATAATAGCAGATAAATATCGTAAGAAGAACAGGCAATAAAAGTGGCAGCGTAAGAAGCTTAAAATTACAAAGATATCAAATGATGCGCCAACGATGATGAAGCAGATGTATCAGTTACGAATAAATCGTTTTAGCGTGGTAATTACATGGCAATTTAATGCCAACAGCGACAACAATCAGAAATACATGCAACTCAGATATATGCGGTATGCAGTGTATGGTTAGCGCTGAAggtgaatatttacatataactgCATAATTGATTGAATGATTTGGGTGGCCGAAGCCTTAAGCTATTGTTTGCTGTTAAAGATAACCAAGCTATGTTAGCTTTTATTGAGGCGGTTGTGAGGAAATCTATCACTTAAAAGCATTGAAAAAACTACCGCATGAAGGCAGCGTGTATAAGCCATAAGGAAAACTACTTTTTGTGGAAAATACTTCCGATTTACGGAATAAAAGCTTTCAGagacatttccttaattttttgtacactcaaatttcacacaaatctttatttctttatttttcgatGAGATTGCAACAGCTTGCATTTATTGAATGTGACTGACGCTGTGAAAATggtaattttctaataaaagcgcttcttcttttttacttgcAATGACAATGATGGGGAAATTAAATGCGGCAAGTGTGGTTTAATGCcaataattaaagcaaaaacttgCAACGACTGCATAATAGAAAGTCAACATTGCacattttctttgatattttccTTTCACcagctttatttaaaaattttagtttcccTACACCGTTTTCGCAATTCATTCATTCAATAGCACCATCAGTGAAAGAAGAAacgaaatttattcaaattgcaGCTAAAAAGTTTGATTGCTGTGAACTCGGCAGCTGTTGGTGATGGGTTTAATATAAAAGTTGAATCAACTGAAAGTCAACTGCACCAAACTGAAGCAATTTGGGGGAAAAAAGAGAAGAGTTTACccacaggtacatttcttttagcctaaaagggtatacaaatttctttatcttgattttgatcgctcagtttgtgtgtttatatgtCAGTTATGTGCTATAGTGTTGCGATCTGCACAATATGTTCGTAGATTGTAGCATTGGCATAAGCAATAATATATgctaaatttggtgaagatattttgcaaaatacaaaagttttcgaaagaaCCTTATTTTGTTAactcagtttgtattgcagctaaatgctatagtgctccgatatcgaTTTCGAAAAATGAGCAGATTATTGAGGAGAAAAGTGCCCAAAATTTCACAACGAAATCTTCAAAATCGAACGACTAGCTCGGAAAGCTTAATATACTCGTACTCTCTTCAGAGCATAAAAAACGCGCTATAAGGGAGCTCAATGTGtgagcttttgtttttgttgttgcggcggcagaattctgccgagttgacagtccttgaccggacaaaaaaaaaaacaatatatgtccgttccggttacgtagactgTCGTGGGAATGTGTGGGCTCTATTATTGTAGTAAGTGCATTTCTGCTAAACATAGGTTTTAGTAAGTATTTGGTACTTATAAGTTGCTAGAACGCCTATAAAGTCTTCATAACATCATCCTTTCTACAATAATAGGTGTTAGCCACACCAATATGGCTTAAGCATATTAATATCACACTTCtgattttgttgtttgcttaaaCTACAAATTTCTTCCAATAAATAGTATTTTACGCTTAACAGATACttacctttttggaaaaaattcattgATGATCGAATGTGGCAACTCTCATACTTTACTTTTGCTTCAGATATTTGTCGAGAATGATAAAACCTTATGTGAATGAggcttaaagtaaaaaaatcaaaaattaattaaaaaatcaaaaataaataaaaaaaatcaaaaataaatagtaaactAAAAAGTAAAGTAAGTGAAAAATCTCAAGGCAGCTAACTACACTTTTGTTTGAACAAGTTTTTGCACAATGTTGCCACTACCGCAATGCACTGCCGACACTATTATTTACATTTCGCACAGCTGTTGTGTGTGTGACGTCTCTAAGCACTCATTTGAGCCTCCAGCTTTGATGCTGTCGGTGAAATCACCAAAGTAACGACTTAGACACCTACTTACAACCGGCGCACAGATATTTGCAATGCATATTAGCACCGAAATAAACAATGTGAGCTggaattttgcttattttctttCGTCAACTTGCAAGTCGGCAGTGTTTAGCAGTGGCAGCAGCAACGAAGCATAGCAAAGAAGGTGCAAGTTATTACCTGTTGACTGTTTTTTGTAGGAACACTGATGCTTTATCTCTATTAGAGTTTGCTGTGGCAGCTTGTTGTGTAATAGCGGTCCAATAGTCGAGCACAGCACATGACTCAGCTGCTTGTAAGGCGCTGTGGAGGCGAGGCAGCAGTGGCATGGCTAGACCGCTGGCACAAAAGGGATTGCGGCATGTGTTCTGTCTTTTTTACAATAAGATATGGCAGAGGCTAGTTTTTCTCTTGGCTTTTTTAGGCTGTTGATCTCTACactgaaaaataaacaaaataaaaaaatagaaaattaacgaaaaaaattagaaaattaaccaaaaaattaattaaaataagtaaaaacattaattaaaaagattaatttaaaaaaattaaaaaaattaattaagaaaaaataatttaaaaaattaagaaataaaaattaattataatataataaaaaaaattaattataatttgaaagcagaaagaatgaaaaatataattttcttacttaattaaaaaaatatcgtttaaaaaaattaatataaaaaattaagaaataaaaattaattataatttgaaagcagaaataatgaaaaatataattttcttactTGCTTACAGGTCCCAAAGAATTCTCCTACCGCGGTCGCAACATGTTCTTGAGCAGCCACGTGCCAGCGCTTGCCAACAAGAAGGTCGATTGGTTGGATGGCCGCAACTTGTGCCGTGAATACTGCATGGACTTGGTCGCTTTGGAGACCCAAGAGAAGAACAATCTGATCTTCCGTGTCATTCAACAGAACGATGTGCCTTACATTTGGACCGCTGGTCGTATCTGCGATTTTGCTGGTTGTGAAAATCGTCCCGATTTGGAACCCAAGAACGTTTACGGTTGGTTCTGGTCTGCAACTCGTGAGAAGATTCAAGCCACCAACCGCATTCCACAAGGCTGGGGCTACAATCCATGGTCACAAACCGGTCACAAGAAGCGTCCACAACCCGACAATGCTGAATACGACATCAACCAGACCAAGGAACAATGCTTGTCCGtgttgaacaacgtttacaatgATGGTATTGCATGGCACGATGTTGCTTGCTATCACGAGAAACCTGTCATCTGTGAGGATAACGATGAATTGCTGCGCTATGTTGCGGCCACAAATCCAGGCATTCGTCTTTAaggtgttgacgagttggagcCACGAGTTGTCTTTAACGACACTGTGATGCTGTGCGGTGCTATGCAGTCGTTGCTGCGTCGTTTCTGCATTGTCTGTCTGTgtgtgtttttaattaattttatattttttaattttgtttttcttttttacgaatttttgtttttaattttatttgtaaagaatggtaaaaaaaatgcaaataatagaCTTTAGAATTTATTACTGCGTGCATTCTTGTGgcaaagtgggaaaaatttatagatatacaatatatattttatatcaaaatcaCCTTGAAATTTAGAAACAGCTTAATTCCAAAATTCTGTTCAGCTACGGTTCAATGAGACCaattcaattttggaaaacgtaattttttttatactctacTGCCAGTCTATTACATAAGCCgttatttcttatttgttttaaaatatttatacgaTTTTTAATCCATTTTCACAAGTTTTTCTAATAATCTGCAACGAAtgacgaaaataaaataacaaaaattaaaaaaaaaaacaataaaatttgaataaaaaaaattatgctgtaTTACTAATAATTTTGGAAGGATTTTGTATAGAAGTGAGTAAGTGGGCACGGATTATAGGTACTTTCTATCGTGTcggcatgtacatatgtgattaCTATTTCGCATCCAAatgtgtataagtatatacatatgtacatatacataagtatatattatagaacatatatgtatttttttgtatttatcataaaatatttttggagtttttatttattttaataatagtaGATTTAGAAACTTCTCAGTTTAACATGAAactcctaaaagtatgctacatattttttacaactatATTTTGagaaattctacaattttacttCAGTACAGCATATTATATTATCATACCTTACAACTACAATGCAGCCCGAACAAAGCATCTAGTTGGAAGCCAAGTTACTGTCATTCAgtgcttataaatatgtaagtccAAATCCTTACTAAACCGGAAACAACTTTTGCTGCATATGcttttgtatttacatacgtaCAGTGGTAttaactaaataataaatattacggTGCAGAGCTATCAAGCTCACGAAATTGTCGACTTTTTTCTTTCCTCCTTTTTTGAACtactttttcataaaaagaaaacttttaacatattttattaaaaaaaatacaaagttgTACCTTTTATCTCTTGTCTTTGAGCGGCTTCGACTTTTATCTTTGTTCATTACTTCTTTATGTGCCGATCGTCTATGCTTACCGCTGTCATCGTTATAAGTTAAACCCCACGATGacgattttgaaatttcgctttTTTGCTTACTCTGGCGTTTATTCCGATATTCATCTTCGCTGTCAATGCTGTCGGAACCGTGCGCGCGTTTCCGTTTATGCTTCTTATGTGCTTTTTCTCGTtcatgtttatgtttttttcgcTTATGCTTTTTGTTATTATCACTATGACTCTTGCCACTAGTTTGCGCAACATTCATGTTATCGATATCTTTAAATTCACTACTGCTACTACGTTTTGTGTTGCTAGTTTCGGTCTTATTAGTCTCCAACGCATCTGTCGCTGTTGATACCTCCACTTCAGGGCTCTCGGACCAACGCCAATTGCGCGAGCTTTGCTTCACATCGCTTGCTGTCACCGCATTCCAGCTGCAAAATGTGGCAAATACTTTAACAATGCTTTGggttaaatttttacaaaataccttaGTAACGGTGTGGCCATATAGGCTTTAATACTGGGTGTTCTATTAATAACCATTGGTGTGTTGTACTTATTGTCTGGATTattaaacaaatgtaaataatgACATTTGTTGCCGTTGAGGCATTTACGCGAATTTGATAAaccttttgtttttaaaaaatagaaatagtgTTAAGGAAAAATTAGTAATATTAACGTGtttgaataaaaaacattgtTACGCAGTATTTGCATAATAACATGTACggtaatttttctttataaaaggaTACCATCCTAACATGTCGGCTTGAGCTGTTTTGCTTCACGTACCACAAATTGCACTACGCCACGTCTGTATGTTTGCAAATTCAACATTTAGTTGTTTTCCAGCATAATAACGTCCTTGAAGCTTTATAAAAGCCTTTAGTGCAgatcttgaaataaaaaaaaaaaaaaaacaataaattaacaaatatgattGCAATAAGACTCACCTTTCTTCTATATACTCGACAAACACATGACCTCGCAAGTGCCGCAGTATATTTCGTATTGCCCGAAAATTCTGTATATAGCCGAACACTTCGAATTCCGGCACCACATCTTCGAAGAATTCATTGTAAGCTTCACATAAATCTTGTTCACTTAACTCCAGGTTGCCATCAGCATTCGCATATTCCTGATGTTCGTTTTCCTCTTCCAATAGGGGATGCATAAAGAAGTGACGCACCACAATGACATTGGAGAGTAATGGTCGGCGATGATTGTTAATGCAAGACGGTCCATAACGGCAGCAATTTGTACGTTCATATAAGGCGCATAACTTCTGTCCGGGTCGTGATTCTACCATACGACGTAGTTCTGCTGGCGGCTCACCTCCATTATTGAGAAATGTTTCCATACATCTCATCATTTGCTCAAATTCAACAGCAGCGGCCGCTTCACGTTTTTCACGTTCATCACGTCGCCGTTGCTCCTCTGTTAACTTTGCTAACAATTCCTTTTCTTGCTGTGCGCGTATAGCGTTTGCAGCATCTTCCGCTGCGgcacgttgctgttgttgcaggcGGAACTGGCGATGAGCTAATAGGTCACGTCTAAGCCAAGCTTCTTCTTCTGCGTCGTGCAGTCTTTCAATTTCGCGTAATTTCTGCGCTTCAAGCAGCGCTTGCTGTTGTAAAAACTGTTGATAAGCACAATCTTTGAGTTTCTTTGCTTCTTCTatgtattaaaattgttttaagtaaattaagttCCATATCAATGTATTTATAAGCATTTACATACCTTCTTCCAACAGCCGATCGCGTGTAATAGCAGCATTTCGTCTTTTgcgttttcgttgttgttttttcaattcttttcgCCATGGTCTCCTAATttagtgttaatttatttaaagataatTCTTATGTtctttgaattaattaattattaaatgtgaAATGTAATTTACCTTTTACCCGgcatttttgtaaaaacttcTTTTAGACAATTTCGTCACAACTGCCAAAATCAGCTGATTGATATTTATTGCAGGTATcaacacatagatggcgccatTAACagtaaaatcattaaaaacgcCCGCTTGAACACAGTTGCCAATTACGTGCTTTAAGCACGAATGTAGTGCTTTTTGAAAGGCTCAAAAAAGTCACCAATGCTTTCTttagagatttttttatttatgggtAGTGAATAACAAGAAATATTTGAACGCATAGAATCACTGTACATATTTTCTAAAGAGCAAGAATTCTCAGTAATTTAGAAATGTGTCTACAAAATAAACACTATCCCAATTGAAATTGTTTTGAGATGCTATATCCTCTTGCAAGTCAGAAAAAGCGTtctttcgaaaaaatgtatttgacggtaaagaaaaattttctgcTTAAATTTTGATCGACTTTGATCGACAAAGTGCCGGCattaaaaaatcctttttttgtgaaaaacattACACTTCACGGGGTTTAAAAAGTTGATATTCTTATCAACATATAAGGAAgggataagttcgggtgcaaagGAACAACTCtagcaacttgcaaggatcaaagcaTGTATTTTCAGACGTTCCAAATGTTTATATCAAACTAGAAGCAACGTTCACTTTTGATAGCAGTCCGATTTCTGTGTTAAGAGGTCAATTACTTCTTTGTTTATATCTTATGGGGTCaatgacccttttgtttacatttagccaagtccacTGCCTTTGTTTACCATTAGCGAAGTCAACAAATTTGTTAAC
Coding sequences within it:
- the LOC126753663 gene encoding uncharacterized protein LOC126753663, whose amino-acid sequence is MKITLVIAAVCIAVAYADPAISQARSSTATSTKPGRFLSLPVPAKCARRPKEFSYRGRNMFLSSHVPALANKKVDWLDGRNLCREYCMDLVALETQEKNNLIFRVIQQNDVPYIWTAGRICDFAGCENRPDLEPKNVYGWFWSATREKIQATNRIPQGWGYNPWSQTGHKKRPQPDNAEYDINQTKEQCLSVLNNVYNDGIAWHDVACYHEKPVICEDNDELLRYVAATNPGIRL
- the LOC126753658 gene encoding U2 small nuclear ribonucleoprotein auxiliary factor 35 kDa subunit-related protein 1 isoform X3 yields the protein MPGKRRPWRKELKKQQRKRKRRNAAITRDRLLEEEEAKKLKDCAYQQFLQQQALLEAQKLREIERLHDAEEEAWLRRDLLAHRQFRLQQQQRAAAEDAANAIRAQQEKELLAKLTEEQRRRDEREKREAAAAVEFEQMMRCMETFLNNGGEPPAELRRMVESRPGQKLCALYERTNCCRYGPSCINNHRRPLLSNVIVVRHFFMHPLLEEENEHQEYANADGNLELSEQDLCEAYNEFFEDVVPEFEVFGYIQNFRAIRNILRHLRGHVFVEYIEERSALKAFIKLQGRYYAGKQLNVEFANIQTWRSAICGLSNSRKCLNGNKCHYLHLFNNPDNKYNTPMVINRTPSIKAYMATPLLSWNAVTASDVKQSSRNWRWSESPEVEVSTATDALETNKTETSNTKRSSSSEFKDIDNMNVAQTSGKSHSDNNKKHKRKKHKHEREKAHKKHKRKRAHGSDSIDSEDEYRNKRQSKQKSEISKSSSWGLTYNDDSGKHRRSAHKEVMNKDKSRSRSKTRDKSSSKKEERKKSTIS
- the LOC126753658 gene encoding U2 small nuclear ribonucleoprotein auxiliary factor 35 kDa subunit-related protein 1 isoform X4 → MPGKRRPWRKELKKQQRKRKRRNAAITRDRLLEEEEAKKLKDCAYQQFLQQQALLEAQKLREIERLHDAEEEAWLRRDLLAHRQFRLQQQQRAAAEDAANAIRAQQEKELLAKLTEEQRRRDEREKREAAAAVEFEQMMRCMETFLNNGGEPPAELRRMVESRPGQKLCALYERTNCCRYGPSCINNHRRPLLSNVIVVRHFFMHPLLEEENEHQEYANADGNLELSEQDLCEAYNEFFEDVVPEFEVFGYIQNFRAIRNILRHLRGHVFVEYIEERSALKAFIKLQGRYYAGKQLNVEFANIQTWRSAICGLSNSRKCLNGNKCHYLHLFNNPDNKYNTPMVINRTPSIKAYMATPLLSWNAVTASDVKQSSRNWRWSESPEVEVSTATDALETNKTETSNTKRSSSSEFKDIDNMNVAQTSGKSHSDNNKKHKRKKHKHEREKAHKKHKRKRAHGSDSIDSEDEYRNKRQSKQKSEISKSSSWGLTYNDDSGKHRRSAHKEVMNKDKSRSRSKTRDKSSKKEERKKSTIS
- the LOC126753658 gene encoding U2 small nuclear ribonucleoprotein auxiliary factor 35 kDa subunit-related protein 1 isoform X2, with protein sequence MPGKRPWRKELKKQQRKRKRRNAAITRDRLLEEEEAKKLKDCAYQQFLQQQALLEAQKLREIERLHDAEEEAWLRRDLLAHRQFRLQQQQRAAAEDAANAIRAQQEKELLAKLTEEQRRRDEREKREAAAAVEFEQMMRCMETFLNNGGEPPAELRRMVESRPGQKLCALYERTNCCRYGPSCINNHRRPLLSNVIVVRHFFMHPLLEEENEHQEYANADGNLELSEQDLCEAYNEFFEDVVPEFEVFGYIQNFRAIRNILRHLRGHVFVEYIEERSALKAFIKLQGRYYAGKQLNVEFANIQTWRSAICGLSNSRKCLNGNKCHYLHLFNNPDNKYNTPMVINRTPSIKAYMATPLLSWNAVTASDVKQSSRNWRWSESPEVEVSTATDALETNKTETSNTKRSSSSEFKDIDNMNVAQTSGKSHSDNNKKHKRKKHKHEREKAHKKHKRKRAHGSDSIDSEDEYRNKRQSKQKSEISKSSSWGLTYNDDSGKHRRSAHKEVMNKDKSRSRSKTRDKRYNFVFFLIKYVKSFLFMKK
- the LOC126753658 gene encoding U2 small nuclear ribonucleoprotein auxiliary factor 35 kDa subunit-related protein 1 isoform X1, translating into MPGKRRPWRKELKKQQRKRKRRNAAITRDRLLEEEEAKKLKDCAYQQFLQQQALLEAQKLREIERLHDAEEEAWLRRDLLAHRQFRLQQQQRAAAEDAANAIRAQQEKELLAKLTEEQRRRDEREKREAAAAVEFEQMMRCMETFLNNGGEPPAELRRMVESRPGQKLCALYERTNCCRYGPSCINNHRRPLLSNVIVVRHFFMHPLLEEENEHQEYANADGNLELSEQDLCEAYNEFFEDVVPEFEVFGYIQNFRAIRNILRHLRGHVFVEYIEERSALKAFIKLQGRYYAGKQLNVEFANIQTWRSAICGLSNSRKCLNGNKCHYLHLFNNPDNKYNTPMVINRTPSIKAYMATPLLSWNAVTASDVKQSSRNWRWSESPEVEVSTATDALETNKTETSNTKRSSSSEFKDIDNMNVAQTSGKSHSDNNKKHKRKKHKHEREKAHKKHKRKRAHGSDSIDSEDEYRNKRQSKQKSEISKSSSWGLTYNDDSGKHRRSAHKEVMNKDKSRSRSKTRDKRYNFVFFLIKYVKSFLFMKK
- the LOC126753658 gene encoding U2 small nuclear ribonucleoprotein auxiliary factor 35 kDa subunit-related protein 2 isoform X6, which encodes MPGKRPWRKELKKQQRKRKRRNAAITRDRLLEEEEAKKLKDCAYQQFLQQQALLEAQKLREIERLHDAEEEAWLRRDLLAHRQFRLQQQQRAAAEDAANAIRAQQEKELLAKLTEEQRRRDEREKREAAAAVEFEQMMRCMETFLNNGGEPPAELRRMVESRPGQKLCALYERTNCCRYGPSCINNHRRPLLSNVIVVRHFFMHPLLEEENEHQEYANADGNLELSEQDLCEAYNEFFEDVVPEFEVFGYIQNFRAIRNILRHLRGHVFVEYIEERSALKAFIKLQGRYYAGKQLNVEFANIQTWRSAICGT
- the LOC126753658 gene encoding U2 small nuclear ribonucleoprotein auxiliary factor 35 kDa subunit-related protein 2 isoform X5, producing MPGKRRPWRKELKKQQRKRKRRNAAITRDRLLEEEEAKKLKDCAYQQFLQQQALLEAQKLREIERLHDAEEEAWLRRDLLAHRQFRLQQQQRAAAEDAANAIRAQQEKELLAKLTEEQRRRDEREKREAAAAVEFEQMMRCMETFLNNGGEPPAELRRMVESRPGQKLCALYERTNCCRYGPSCINNHRRPLLSNVIVVRHFFMHPLLEEENEHQEYANADGNLELSEQDLCEAYNEFFEDVVPEFEVFGYIQNFRAIRNILRHLRGHVFVEYIEERSALKAFIKLQGRYYAGKQLNVEFANIQTWRSAICGT